A portion of the Bacteroidales bacterium genome contains these proteins:
- a CDS encoding DEAD/DEAH box helicase, whose protein sequence is MTFETLGVIAPILKALEAEGYKNPTPIQEQSIPILLKGKDLLGCAQTGTGKTAAFAIPIIQHLYQNKKSDKGRRKVKALIVTPTRELALQIGESFTTYGKFTGIKNTVVFGGVKQLAQTQALLRGVDVLIATPGRLLDLIDQGYISLKDVEFSVLDEADHMLDMGFIHDIKKIIRKLPSKRQSLFFSATMPTEIVALSQKILGNPEKVTINPEQTTADKVKQAVYYVSKSNKTNLLKHLLQTEVFGSVLIFSRTKHGADRIVRLLGKAQIKAVAIHGNKSQAARQRALESFKNGEVSILVATDIAARGIDVEELSYVINYDLPNIPETYIHRIGRTGRANLSGIALSFCDGEERSYLKDIQKLIDQKIPIISDQPFEDDGTFVPSKKTSQQHRKPQHKSSKPSHSSNRNHGGSGRKTGSGGRKKYGNNSKPKARRSFSKKKD, encoded by the coding sequence ATGACATTTGAAACATTAGGAGTTATTGCTCCTATCTTAAAAGCCCTCGAAGCCGAAGGCTATAAAAACCCAACTCCAATTCAAGAACAGTCTATCCCTATTCTTTTAAAAGGAAAAGATTTATTAGGTTGTGCACAAACAGGAACAGGTAAAACAGCGGCTTTTGCTATTCCCATTATTCAACACTTATATCAAAATAAGAAATCGGATAAAGGCAGGCGAAAAGTTAAAGCACTCATAGTAACTCCAACACGAGAATTAGCATTGCAAATTGGCGAAAGTTTTACCACCTACGGGAAATTCACAGGAATTAAGAATACCGTTGTTTTTGGAGGAGTAAAACAATTGGCACAAACACAAGCTCTGCTAAGAGGAGTTGATGTTCTAATTGCCACTCCCGGACGTTTATTAGACTTAATAGATCAAGGTTATATTTCCTTAAAAGACGTTGAATTTTCAGTCTTAGACGAAGCCGATCATATGTTGGATATGGGTTTTATTCATGATATTAAAAAAATCATTAGGAAACTCCCTTCTAAAAGACAATCTTTATTTTTTTCGGCCACTATGCCGACAGAAATTGTTGCATTATCACAAAAAATCTTGGGCAATCCCGAAAAGGTTACTATAAATCCCGAACAAACCACCGCAGATAAAGTCAAACAAGCCGTTTATTATGTGAGTAAAAGCAACAAAACAAATTTGTTAAAACATCTTTTACAAACGGAAGTCTTTGGTTCTGTACTTATCTTTTCACGTACAAAACACGGAGCAGACAGAATTGTAAGATTGTTAGGAAAAGCTCAGATTAAAGCTGTGGCTATCCACGGAAATAAGTCACAGGCAGCCAGACAAAGAGCCTTAGAGAGTTTTAAGAATGGCGAGGTAAGTATCTTAGTTGCAACAGATATTGCTGCTCGTGGTATTGATGTTGAAGAACTATCATACGTTATCAATTACGATTTACCTAATATTCCGGAGACTTATATTCACAGAATAGGTCGTACCGGTCGTGCAAACTTAAGTGGGATTGCATTATCTTTCTGCGATGGAGAAGAAAGGTCTTATTTAAAAGATATTCAGAAGCTTATTGATCAAAAGATTCCGATAATATCAGATCAGCCCTTTGAAGATGATGGTACTTTTGTTCCTTCTAAGAAAACATCACAGCAACATAGAAAGCCACAACACAAATCATCCAAACCATCACATTCAAGCAACCGAAACCATGGTGGAAGTGGAAGAAAGACAGGAAGTGGAGGGCGAAAGAAATATGGAAACAACTCAAAGCCAAAAGCTCGCAGATCTTTTTCAAAAAAGAAAGATTAA
- a CDS encoding serine hydrolase, which produces MKYLFSFLFIFTLSFAQAQQQTVDTLIKSPQTETAWVDSVYNSLNQTERIAQLLMVRANNSGEAYLPEITDYIEKYGIGGVCYFKSGAMQQAKQNNVWQKLSRVPLLTSIDGEWGLGMRLDSTISFPFNMTLGSIENDSLIYKMGEEIGKECQRIGLHMNFAPVVDINVNPKNPVINSRSFGDNPQKVSDKALAYLNGLQSQNILATAKHFPGHGDTDNDSHKTLPIINHSFARLDSIELVPFKKLINSGLSGIMVAHLYIPALENETNLASTLSPKIINGLLRNSLQFKGLVVTDALDMNGVTKFVEPGEIEVRALLAGNDLLLLSKDVPKAITSISSALNNGRIEHTYFEEKVKKILKYKYRAGLFNKQEVDLKNLITDLNNPKAIALNQQLYEEANILLKNDNKTIPILPQDSEKTAVLNIGFKAENSFLETISKFSIVDSYSLPKTFTNEQAQKTEKQLAEYNRIIIALGGVSIFPNNNFNVTKESRQFIKLLAKKHKVIFSFFGGPLAYRQFSEIDSLFDVSVIAHQDNEFAAKAVAQQLFGAISIKGKLPVSLSKTYPNGYGFKLKSIERLSFALPEQLGVDSKKLQTIDSIVIEGINMKAFPGCQVIVAKEGRIIYSKSFGYQTYSKQKPINSKSIYDLASITKIAATTASLMKLQAENKFDPNDIISNYLPYLKNTNKAKIKIAAILTHQAQLTPWIPFYLSELDSLGNLNPKDFSDKIDEQHTVRVAKNLYIDKNYASVIYDTISTSDLRKKYEYKYSDLGFYWFRQIIELESNRLLENFVQQKFYQPMGLHNIGFLARQKFALDRIVPTEYDSIFRKQLIHGDVHDPGAAMLGGVSGHAGLFSNAEDLTAVFQMFLQNGYYAGTQLLDSSIIHQYTTYQYDFEEVENRRGLGFDKPYPVYDSLGPVCKSASLESYGHSGFTGTYAWVDPKQQLVYIFLSNRVYPDAKNNKISKFNFRTRIHQAIYDAIKNNI; this is translated from the coding sequence ATGAAATACCTATTTAGCTTCCTATTTATATTTACACTTAGTTTTGCACAAGCACAACAGCAAACTGTGGATACCCTAATTAAATCTCCGCAAACAGAAACCGCATGGGTAGATTCGGTATATAATTCGCTAAACCAAACAGAGCGCATTGCTCAACTTTTAATGGTAAGAGCCAATAATTCCGGAGAAGCATATCTCCCTGAAATTACTGATTATATTGAAAAATATGGTATAGGGGGAGTATGTTATTTTAAATCCGGAGCTATGCAACAGGCCAAGCAAAACAATGTCTGGCAAAAACTAAGCCGAGTTCCATTATTAACTTCTATTGATGGAGAATGGGGTTTAGGAATGCGATTGGATTCTACTATTTCTTTTCCCTTTAATATGACATTAGGTAGTATTGAAAATGACAGTCTGATATATAAAATGGGTGAGGAAATCGGAAAAGAATGCCAACGAATTGGCTTACATATGAACTTTGCACCCGTAGTAGATATCAATGTAAATCCAAAAAATCCGGTTATTAACAGTCGTTCTTTCGGCGATAATCCACAAAAAGTCAGCGATAAAGCTTTAGCCTATTTAAACGGATTGCAAAGTCAAAATATTTTAGCTACTGCCAAGCATTTTCCCGGACATGGCGATACCGATAATGATTCTCATAAAACATTGCCCATAATTAATCATTCTTTTGCACGACTGGATTCCATTGAGCTAGTGCCATTTAAAAAGTTGATAAACAGCGGGCTAAGCGGAATAATGGTAGCACATTTATATATTCCCGCTTTAGAAAACGAAACAAATTTAGCTTCTACCCTTTCGCCAAAAATCATAAATGGACTTTTACGTAATTCTTTACAATTTAAAGGCTTGGTAGTTACCGATGCTTTAGATATGAATGGAGTAACTAAATTTGTAGAGCCCGGTGAGATTGAAGTCAGGGCTTTGCTTGCCGGAAATGATCTTTTACTTTTATCCAAAGATGTCCCAAAAGCTATTACAAGCATCTCATCAGCACTTAATAACGGCAGAATTGAGCATACATATTTTGAGGAGAAAGTAAAAAAAATCCTCAAATATAAATACCGAGCAGGATTATTTAATAAACAGGAGGTTGATTTAAAAAACCTCATAACAGATTTAAACAATCCAAAAGCAATTGCTCTAAATCAACAATTATATGAAGAAGCTAATATTTTATTAAAAAATGATAATAAAACTATTCCTATTCTTCCTCAAGATTCAGAAAAAACTGCAGTTCTAAATATTGGTTTTAAAGCAGAAAATTCATTCTTAGAGACAATTAGTAAATTTTCAATCGTTGATAGCTATTCTTTACCAAAGACATTTACAAATGAACAAGCTCAAAAAACAGAAAAGCAACTTGCTGAATACAATCGGATAATTATTGCTCTTGGAGGAGTATCTATTTTCCCCAACAATAATTTTAATGTTACAAAAGAAAGTAGGCAATTCATAAAGCTATTGGCAAAAAAACATAAAGTAATCTTTAGCTTTTTTGGCGGGCCATTGGCCTACAGACAATTTTCAGAAATTGATTCTTTATTTGATGTAAGCGTAATAGCACATCAAGATAATGAATTTGCAGCTAAAGCAGTTGCTCAACAGCTGTTTGGAGCAATATCAATCAAAGGAAAACTACCTGTTTCTCTTTCTAAAACATATCCTAACGGATATGGATTTAAACTAAAGAGTATCGAACGTTTGAGCTTTGCCCTTCCGGAGCAGTTAGGAGTTGATAGTAAAAAATTACAGACTATTGACAGTATTGTTATTGAAGGCATTAATATGAAAGCCTTTCCCGGGTGTCAGGTAATTGTTGCTAAAGAAGGTCGTATTATTTATTCAAAATCTTTTGGATACCAGACGTATTCCAAACAAAAACCTATTAACAGTAAATCTATTTACGACTTAGCCAGTATCACAAAAATTGCGGCTACAACAGCCTCACTAATGAAATTACAAGCTGAAAATAAATTCGATCCAAATGACATAATTTCCAATTATCTCCCTTATTTAAAAAACACCAATAAAGCAAAAATAAAAATTGCTGCTATTCTCACCCATCAGGCACAACTAACACCTTGGATTCCTTTTTATTTATCTGAATTAGATAGTTTAGGGAATTTAAATCCAAAAGATTTTAGTGATAAAATTGATGAGCAGCATACTGTTAGAGTAGCTAAAAACCTTTATATCGACAAAAATTACGCATCTGTAATTTACGATACAATTTCAACCTCTGATTTACGGAAAAAGTATGAATACAAATATAGCGATTTAGGATTTTATTGGTTTCGACAAATAATTGAATTAGAGAGCAATAGATTACTTGAAAATTTTGTTCAGCAGAAGTTTTATCAACCAATGGGATTACACAATATAGGCTTCTTAGCTCGACAAAAGTTCGCTTTGGATAGAATAGTTCCAACCGAATATGATAGCATCTTTCGCAAACAGTTAATCCACGGTGATGTACACGATCCGGGAGCTGCAATGTTAGGCGGAGTTAGTGGTCACGCAGGTTTATTCTCCAATGCCGAAGATCTGACAGCTGTTTTCCAAATGTTTCTACAAAACGGATATTATGCAGGTACACAGCTTCTTGATTCCTCTATTATCCACCAATATACTACTTATCAATATGACTTTGAAGAAGTAGAAAACAGACGAGGATTAGGCTTCGACAAACCATATCCCGTTTACGATTCTTTGGGTCCCGTTTGTAAAAGTGCTTCCTTAGAAAGTTATGGTCATTCAGGTTTTACAGGAACTTATGCCTGGGTCGATCCAAAACAACAATTAGTTTATATTTTCTTATCTAACAGAGTATATCCTGATGCCAAAAACAATAAAATTAGTAAATTTAATTTTCGCACACGAATTCATCAAGCAATTTATGATGCTATTAAAAACAATATATGA
- a CDS encoding lytic transglycosylase domain-containing protein, with the protein MKKTLFPIVSGIFIIILISFSFSNKYEVNNETYQSGFEDNIKVFAVEIPHNIKFADEKVPLNKFYVKEALEREMTVNTYFHSSSIFLIKKAQRWFPVIEPILKENNIPDDFKYLAVAESGLSQIVSPAGATGIWQIMKHTGRELGLEINADIDQRYDVELATEAACKYLNKAYEKYGNWTLVAASYNAGTNKISKELERQQQDNYYDMIFGEETGRYVYRILAIKALLEKPEDYGFYLRKKDLYKPYKLKKITVDTAISNIPAFAKSFDLNYKEFKIYNPWIRQAYLANKSRRTYTISIPK; encoded by the coding sequence ATGAAAAAAACATTATTCCCAATTGTTAGCGGTATTTTTATTATTATACTTATCAGCTTTAGTTTTAGCAATAAATACGAAGTCAATAATGAAACATATCAATCCGGATTTGAAGATAATATTAAGGTATTTGCTGTTGAAATCCCTCATAATATAAAATTTGCAGATGAGAAAGTTCCCCTCAACAAATTTTACGTTAAAGAAGCTTTAGAACGAGAAATGACAGTAAATACATATTTTCATTCTTCTTCTATTTTTCTTATTAAAAAAGCACAGCGTTGGTTTCCTGTTATTGAACCCATTTTAAAAGAAAATAATATTCCCGACGACTTTAAATATTTAGCTGTTGCCGAAAGTGGATTAAGTCAGATTGTTTCACCGGCAGGGGCAACCGGAATATGGCAAATTATGAAACATACGGGTAGAGAATTAGGCTTAGAAATAAATGCCGATATAGACCAACGTTATGATGTGGAATTAGCCACCGAAGCCGCTTGTAAATATTTGAATAAAGCTTATGAAAAATATGGCAACTGGACTTTAGTTGCAGCTTCGTATAATGCAGGAACAAATAAAATCTCGAAAGAACTCGAACGCCAACAACAAGACAATTATTACGATATGATTTTTGGTGAAGAAACCGGACGCTATGTTTATAGAATATTAGCTATTAAAGCCCTCTTGGAAAAACCCGAAGATTACGGATTTTATCTTCGTAAAAAAGACCTTTACAAACCTTATAAACTAAAGAAAATAACCGTAGATACCGCTATAAGCAATATACCTGCTTTTGCCAAGTCCTTCGACTTAAACTATAAGGAGTTTAAAATTTATAATCCTTGGATTAGACAAGCCTATTTGGCTAATAAATCTCGTCGTACTTATACTATTTCTATTCCAAAATAG
- the rfbC gene encoding dTDP-4-dehydrorhamnose 3,5-epimerase: protein MEIITTKIPNLLILKPNIYKDDRGYFFESYNKELFLSKGIDQNFVQDNESKSMKGVLRGLHFQKPPYAQGKLVRVMKGAVLDVAVDLRKSSSTFGQWESIELTEDNKFMYWIPPGMAHGFITLEDNTVFFYKCTNVYNKQSEGSILWNDPDLNINWGSNIKPLLSEKDKISPLFKDFISPF from the coding sequence ATGGAAATTATTACAACTAAAATCCCCAACCTTCTAATTCTTAAACCAAACATTTACAAAGACGACAGAGGTTACTTTTTCGAATCCTATAATAAAGAACTATTTCTCTCAAAAGGTATTGACCAAAATTTTGTCCAAGATAATGAGTCAAAATCGATGAAAGGAGTATTACGTGGACTACATTTTCAAAAGCCACCTTATGCACAAGGAAAATTAGTTCGTGTTATGAAAGGTGCTGTTTTAGATGTTGCCGTTGACTTACGAAAATCGTCTTCAACATTTGGGCAATGGGAATCTATTGAATTAACCGAAGATAATAAATTTATGTATTGGATACCTCCCGGAATGGCACATGGTTTTATTACTTTAGAAGATAATACCGTATTTTTTTATAAGTGCACCAACGTTTACAATAAACAATCCGAAGGAAGTATACTTTGGAATGATCCTGATTTGAATATTAATTGGGGAAGCAATATTAAACCATTACTTTCAGAAAAAGATAAAATAAGTCCATTATTCAAAGATTTTATCAGTCCATTTTAA
- a CDS encoding S9 family peptidase produces MKKVLFYFVLIGFLVTSCTQPKDRLHYPITEKGYVVDNYFGTEVADPFRWLEDDNSEETKAWVKAENEVTFNYLKTIPFRESIKSRLTQIWDYPKYGLPYKRGDYWYYSKNDGLQQQAVIYQMDDLEGEPRVFLDPNTFSEDGTVALSGLSFSKNGKYAAYSISSGGSDWREIFVIDVESGLKMDDHLKWIKFSGMSWLGDGFFYGRFDEPAEGDKLKGVNKNNKVYFHKVGTKQADDELIYEDPTNPMYMWSIYTTDDESIIVLSGSTPSTRGNSLYYKKAKDKKGEFIPIEESYDYQTYIVNNIGNTLFIMTNKEAPKNKLFALNIEDKTQSRKEILAEADDVLDGVSINGGKIIANYMHNAASQAFVFNLYGEQIHEVEFPGLGSVSGFTGDKDSNIAFYSFTSFTSPNVAYKYDIETNISTVYRKSEIDFDFDKYETKQVFYSSKDGTQIPMFITHKKDLELNGNNPTLLYGYGGFNISLKPSFSIANLIFLENGGVYAVPNLRGGGEFGEEWHQAGTKLNKQNVFDDFIAAAEYLIDNNYTNSDKLAIRGGSNGGLLVGACMTQRPELFKVALPAVGVMDMLRYHKFTIGYFWAPDYGTSEDSIQFLNLAKYSPYHNIHATTKYPATLITTADHDDRVVPAHSFKFAAELQSKQGGANPVIIRIETKAGHGAGKSTEQIIEEYTDIWAFVFANLGVTPFYN; encoded by the coding sequence ATGAAAAAAGTATTGTTTTATTTTGTTTTAATTGGCTTCCTTGTTACTTCATGCACGCAGCCAAAAGATCGCCTTCATTATCCTATAACAGAAAAAGGATATGTAGTCGACAATTATTTCGGCACAGAAGTTGCCGATCCTTTTCGCTGGTTAGAAGATGATAATTCTGAAGAAACTAAAGCTTGGGTTAAAGCCGAAAACGAAGTTACTTTCAATTATTTAAAAACTATACCTTTTCGTGAAAGCATCAAATCACGTTTAACCCAAATCTGGGATTACCCAAAATATGGCTTACCATACAAACGAGGCGATTATTGGTATTATTCCAAAAATGACGGTCTACAACAGCAAGCCGTTATTTATCAAATGGACGATTTAGAGGGTGAGCCCCGTGTTTTTCTCGATCCAAATACATTTTCCGAAGATGGGACAGTAGCTCTGAGTGGTTTGTCTTTTTCAAAAAATGGTAAATACGCTGCTTACAGCATTTCTTCGGGCGGTTCTGATTGGCGCGAAATATTTGTAATCGATGTTGAGAGCGGATTAAAAATGGATGACCACCTTAAATGGATAAAATTCTCCGGTATGTCGTGGTTAGGCGATGGCTTTTTCTATGGTCGTTTTGACGAACCTGCCGAAGGTGATAAGCTTAAAGGTGTAAACAAAAACAACAAAGTTTATTTCCACAAAGTAGGAACAAAACAGGCTGATGATGAATTGATTTATGAAGATCCTACTAACCCAATGTATATGTGGAGTATATATACTACCGATGACGAAAGTATAATAGTGCTTAGCGGAAGCACACCCTCAACACGCGGAAATTCACTTTATTACAAAAAGGCCAAAGATAAAAAAGGAGAGTTCATTCCTATTGAAGAATCTTACGATTATCAGACTTACATTGTAAACAATATAGGGAATACACTTTTTATTATGACTAATAAAGAAGCTCCAAAAAACAAACTATTTGCACTTAATATTGAAGATAAGACTCAATCTCGTAAAGAAATATTAGCAGAAGCTGATGATGTTTTAGATGGTGTTAGCATCAATGGCGGAAAAATTATTGCTAACTATATGCACAATGCGGCTTCGCAAGCTTTTGTTTTTAATTTATATGGCGAACAAATTCACGAAGTAGAGTTTCCCGGACTGGGAAGTGTTAGTGGTTTTACCGGCGATAAAGATAGTAATATAGCTTTTTACTCTTTTACTTCTTTTACCTCTCCAAATGTTGCATATAAATACGATATAGAAACAAACATAAGTACAGTTTACAGAAAATCTGAAATTGATTTTGATTTTGATAAATATGAAACAAAACAGGTTTTTTACAGCAGTAAAGATGGAACTCAAATTCCTATGTTTATTACTCATAAAAAAGATTTAGAACTAAACGGTAATAACCCAACTTTACTTTATGGCTATGGAGGATTTAACATTAGCCTTAAACCCAGTTTCAGTATAGCGAACTTGATTTTTTTGGAAAATGGCGGCGTTTATGCTGTGCCTAACTTACGTGGTGGTGGCGAATTTGGTGAAGAATGGCATCAGGCCGGAACTAAATTAAACAAACAAAATGTATTTGACGATTTTATAGCTGCCGCTGAATATTTGATTGATAATAATTATACAAATAGTGATAAATTAGCTATTCGTGGCGGATCTAACGGAGGATTGTTAGTAGGAGCCTGTATGACTCAGCGTCCCGAACTATTTAAAGTCGCTCTTCCTGCCGTTGGCGTTATGGATATGCTTCGTTATCATAAATTTACCATAGGATATTTTTGGGCTCCTGATTATGGTACATCAGAAGATTCTATTCAATTTCTTAATTTGGCAAAATATTCGCCATATCACAATATACATGCTACAACTAAATACCCTGCAACTCTTATAACCACTGCCGATCACGACGACCGTGTAGTTCCTGCACATAGTTTTAAATTTGCTGCCGAATTGCAATCCAAGCAAGGTGGTGCGAACCCTGTAATTATCCGTATAGAAACAAAAGCCGGTCACGGTGCCGGTAAATCAACAGAACAAATTATTGAAGAATATACCGATATATGGGCATTTGTATTTGCAAATTTAGGAGTAACTCCTTTTTATAATTAA
- the ispH gene encoding 4-hydroxy-3-methylbut-2-enyl diphosphate reductase — MKIDIQIDPGAGPCFGVQRAIQMAEELLKKQDSLACLGDLIHNEEEVNRLKSKGLQVVFHCKIVEQSGKKLLLRAHGEPPSTFRIAENYDVELIDATCPIVSRLQKKVAKACEQMMVQKGQVILFGDINHAEIIALKGFCKGELHIVRDISDLEKLNPAKPTIFFSQTTKYKSDYLKVVKAYRQMRKKGEYTEYPLKVVSSVCKQIAKRDLQLIDFLQNKDVLVFVSGKESSNGNNLFRVGAKQVKKAYFISNSNELKADWFMSVKNIAISGATSTPLWLLKKTYSRIEELLS, encoded by the coding sequence ATGAAGATAGATATTCAAATTGATCCCGGTGCAGGGCCTTGCTTTGGTGTTCAGAGAGCTATTCAGATGGCTGAAGAGCTTTTGAAGAAACAAGACAGTCTTGCTTGTTTGGGCGATTTGATTCATAATGAAGAAGAGGTTAATCGTTTGAAAAGTAAAGGTTTACAAGTTGTATTCCATTGTAAAATAGTGGAGCAGAGTGGAAAAAAATTACTTCTTAGAGCACATGGAGAGCCTCCTTCTACATTTCGTATAGCAGAAAATTACGATGTTGAATTAATTGATGCTACTTGTCCAATTGTTAGTAGATTACAGAAAAAAGTGGCAAAGGCTTGCGAACAAATGATGGTACAAAAAGGACAAGTAATATTATTTGGCGATATAAATCATGCTGAAATAATTGCTCTGAAAGGATTTTGTAAGGGCGAACTTCATATTGTAAGAGATATTAGTGATTTAGAAAAATTGAATCCGGCAAAACCTACCATATTCTTTTCGCAAACAACTAAATATAAGTCTGATTATCTTAAAGTTGTAAAGGCTTATAGGCAGATGAGAAAGAAAGGAGAATATACTGAATACCCTTTGAAAGTTGTTAGCTCTGTATGTAAGCAGATAGCTAAACGTGATTTGCAATTAATAGACTTTTTACAGAATAAAGATGTATTGGTTTTTGTAAGTGGAAAAGAAAGCTCAAACGGAAATAATTTATTTAGAGTAGGGGCTAAGCAAGTGAAAAAAGCCTATTTTATTTCTAATTCAAATGAGTTGAAAGCTGATTGGTTTATGTCGGTAAAAAATATTGCTATCTCCGGAGCTACTTCAACACCACTGTGGCTTTTAAAGAAAACATATTCTCGTATAGAAGAATTGTTAAGTTAG
- a CDS encoding DNA replication/repair protein RecF, producing MYLKRLKFTNFKNYSEAELQLSPRINCFIGQNGAGKTNVLDAIYYLSFCKSYFNPIDSQNIRHKEEFFAIHGDYVRQQNAIDKVHCLLKRNQNKQFKLNEKKYNRLADHIGLIPLVMISPYDRDLINNGSEVRRKYIDGVVSQFDKKYLNDILDYNKVLLQRNTLLKHFAERRYFDEAALDIWNVKLAKLGHEVVAKRKAFVDEFIPIFQEYFKLISGGNETVELNYRSALCNSKMEDLLKENLAKDRVVRYTSVGAHKDDLDFLIDGFPIKKYGSQGQQKSYVIAIRLAQFEFMRKIKSYKPILLLDDVFDKLDMQRVKQLIRLVSEENFGQVFITDTQRERVERLFDATNLDHSLFEVVKGTVKEIGNGRI from the coding sequence ATGTATCTTAAACGACTTAAATTCACCAACTTTAAAAATTATTCTGAAGCAGAATTGCAGTTGTCGCCTCGCATAAATTGTTTTATTGGGCAAAATGGTGCAGGAAAAACTAATGTGTTGGATGCTATTTATTATCTTTCTTTTTGTAAAAGCTATTTTAATCCTATTGATTCTCAAAATATTCGTCATAAAGAGGAGTTTTTTGCCATTCATGGCGACTATGTCCGACAACAAAATGCAATAGATAAAGTACATTGCTTATTAAAACGTAATCAAAATAAGCAGTTTAAGTTAAATGAAAAGAAATACAATCGCTTGGCAGACCATATTGGCCTTATCCCTTTAGTAATGATTTCGCCTTACGATAGGGATTTGATTAATAATGGGAGTGAGGTTCGTAGAAAATATATTGATGGTGTTGTTTCTCAATTCGATAAGAAATATTTGAATGATATTCTGGACTATAATAAAGTTCTGCTACAGCGGAATACTCTCTTAAAACATTTTGCCGAACGTAGATATTTTGACGAAGCGGCACTAGACATTTGGAATGTGAAATTGGCAAAGCTGGGACATGAGGTTGTTGCTAAACGTAAGGCTTTTGTGGATGAGTTTATACCTATTTTTCAAGAATACTTTAAATTGATTAGTGGTGGAAACGAAACCGTTGAGCTAAACTACCGCTCTGCTCTTTGCAACTCTAAAATGGAGGATTTATTAAAAGAAAATTTGGCTAAAGATAGAGTTGTACGTTATACTTCGGTAGGTGCTCATAAAGACGATTTAGATTTTTTAATTGATGGTTTTCCTATAAAGAAATATGGTTCGCAAGGACAGCAAAAATCGTATGTAATTGCAATCAGATTAGCTCAGTTTGAGTTTATGCGTAAAATAAAATCATATAAACCTATTTTATTGTTAGATGATGTTTTTGATAAACTGGATATGCAAAGAGTTAAGCAGTTGATACGTTTGGTTAGTGAGGAGAATTTTGGACAAGTTTTTATTACCGATACTCAAAGAGAGAGGGTGGAACGACTTTTTGATGCAACTAATTTAGACCATAGTTTGTTTGAAGTTGTAAAAGGAACAGTTAAAGAAATTGGTAATGGGCGGATTTAG
- a CDS encoding DUF721 domain-containing protein — MGGFRKNDEKKIDEVFHELLRAYGISRKYDEHRLKSEWENIVGKTIAHQTLSLVIDKEIMYVRLKSPALRQELSYSKGKLVDKLNGIVGKDLIRDIIFL; from the coding sequence ATGGGCGGATTTAGAAAAAATGATGAAAAGAAAATAGATGAGGTTTTTCATGAGCTTTTACGAGCTTATGGCATTTCGCGTAAATATGATGAACATCGACTGAAAAGCGAATGGGAAAATATCGTTGGTAAAACCATTGCTCATCAAACATTATCTTTGGTTATTGATAAAGAAATAATGTATGTTCGTCTAAAATCACCCGCATTACGTCAAGAGTTATCTTATTCCAAAGGTAAGTTAGTAGATAAGCTAAACGGTATTGTTGGAAAAGATCTGATTAGAGATATTATTTTTTTGTAA